One Coffea arabica cultivar ET-39 chromosome 5c, Coffea Arabica ET-39 HiFi, whole genome shotgun sequence DNA window includes the following coding sequences:
- the LOC140007736 gene encoding putative disease resistance protein At4g10780 — translation MEALGNLALDRGRRYVNLDDNLRSLETKLRRLVGRKSDLGSQMTDAERLGTKKRKRGVEIWFEEVAKIETEFVALKTSIEQGNLLRNAFSSGDGVEKMDAIVEDLIEQSKHFDGLLLEAFESRGEPRVTTKLFGEMFDRGLKAIWAWLVIDSISNIGIYGMGGVGKTTLAKHTHNHLLERTQFKVYWITVSQEFSIKRLQDDIAKRLRLDLSHEDDEDSRAAILSRALVKQSVLILDDVWQEISFEKIGIPLGANKCRVILTTRSLVLCNRMSCQRVFDAKTLATNEAWDLFKHTLDTKTVLHEDVEEIAKSIVKRCAGLPLGIITVAGSLRGVNEICEWRNALEQLKACSVGHDEMERDVFPILEWSFNRLNKCERNCFLHCCLYPEDWKIKIKGLIDLFIWAELMSNRESWSKAFDEGQTILNKLIRVCLLEETKNFMGDDCVKMHDLVRDMALRITHGNSKPKSSRDDVPRFLVKSLGWSNSKVTLEPKKWTQDLHAVSFYSDMFQHIKIEVPPAWSPNCPKLSTLCLSQVIIKEIPDSFFRYMCGLKVLNLSRCQGITDLPNSVSDLVNLTALILRDCNDLRSVPPLGKLKQLRDLDLSSTEIEDLPQGWESLINLETFNLNQCPTFSRKIIIPKGTFSQFHCLQRLFFPLDSMVQVNDSEVLNQLKSFIGCLSFTDFYKITQWPKYYIVYINDILTEGPFYDFEDWQQLYFHQCKLGRGSNYLPDDMKSLIIEECEGMGIRCLSDVFKNFINLSHLSELEIKDLVGIEFLWQLSSASPRDQLEVSSFSPLCHLEVLRLTRLPNLVGLFCGESKPSYLLPASTFSSLRELWVSECHSMKQLFTVQLLQNLQNLDKLYVYGCEGLEEIAADGNGEGQGGGEGIQLTSSGGGTTMISLPNLRCLSLDMLPQLNNICKAAMICDSIEKIKIFDCPKVKRLPLFPPTINGLSSLPSTLCKIRGDKEWWESLEWDNPCAKNALDPFFTAQP, via the coding sequence ATGGAGGCACTTGGGAATTTGGCATTAGACAGAGGAAGGAGGTATGTCAACTTAGATGATAATCTAAGGTCGCTCGAAACCAAGTTGCGAAGATTAGTCGGCAGAAAATCTGACCTGGGGTCGCAGATGACAGATGCAGAAAGATTAGgtactaagaaaaggaaaaggggggTTGAGATTTGGTTTGAGGAGGTAGCAAAAATAGAGACTGAATTCGTTGCATTGAAAACGAGCATAGAACAGGGTAATCTTCTAAGAAATGCATTTAGCAGTGGGGATGGAGTGGAGAAAATGGATGCAATTGTAGAAGACCTTATTGAGCAAAGTAAGCATTTTGATGGGCTTTTGCTTGAGGCTTTTGAGAGCAGAGGTGAGCCACGAGTGACAACGAAATTATTTGGGGAAATGTTTGACAGAGGTTTGAAAGCAATCTGGGCGTGGTTGGTCATCGATAGCATCTCAAACATTGGGATTTATGGGATGGGCGGTGTGGGTAAGACTACATTGGCGAAACACACCCATAATCATCTCCTTGAGAGAACTCAATTCAAGGTTTATTGGATTACTGTCTCTCAAGAATTCAGCATCAAAAGGCTGCAAGATGACATTGCTAAACGCCTAAGGCTTGATCTGTCACATGAGGATGATGAGGATAGCAGGGCAGCCATTTTGTCCAGGGCATTGGTGAAGCAGTCCGTCCTCATACTCGATGATGTTTGGCAAGAAATTTCTTTCGAAAAGATTGGAATTCCTCTTGGTGCAAACAAATGCAGAGTGATCTTGACCACTCGGTCACTGGTATTATGCAACAGGATGAGCTGTCAAAGGGTATTTGATGCTAAAACTTTGGCTACGAATGAAGCTTGGGATTTGTTCaaacatacacttgacactaaGACAGTGCTTCATGAAGATGTGGAAGAAATTGCCAAGTCCATCGTGAAAAGGTGTGCGGGTTTGCCTCTTGGTATTATCACAGTGGCTGGAAGCTTGAGAGGTGTGAACGAGATCTGTGAGTGGAGAAACGCATTGGAACAATTGAAAGCATGTTCGGTGGGGCATGATGAGATGGAACGAGATGTGTTTCCAATCCTGGAATGGAGTTTCAATCGCCTGAATAAATGTGAAAGGAATTGCTTCTTGCATTGCTGTCTTTATCCGGAAGattggaaaataaaaataaagggaCTAATAGACCTCTTTATTTGGGCAGAGCTGATGTCAAACAGGGAATCATGGTCAAAAGCATTTGATGAAGGTCAAACGATATTAAACAAACTGATAAGAGTTTGCTTGctggaagaaacaaaaaatttcatggGGGATGACTGTGTGAAGATGCATGATTTGGTCAGAGACATGGCATTAAGGATCACGCATGGAAACTCCAAACCAAAGAGCAGCAGAGATGATGTACCACGATTCTTGGTGAAAAGCTTAGGATGGAGCAATTCAAAAGTAACACTGGAACCAAAAAAATGGACACAAGATCTCCATGCAGTTTCCTTCTATTCAGATATGTTTcaacatataaaaatagaagTTCCACCAGCCTGGTCACCAAATTGTCCTAAGCTCTCAACCTTGTGTCTTTCTCAAGTTATCATAAAAGAAATCCCAGATTCATTCTTTCGGTACATGTGTGGACTTAAAGTTTTGAATCTATCTCGGTGCCAAGGCATAACAGACTTGCCTAATTCTGTTTCAGACTTGGTGAATCTCACTGCCTTGATTTTGAGGGATTGTAATGACCTCCGATCTGTGCCACCACTGGGAAAGCTCAAGCAATTGAGGGATTTGGACCTATCATCGACTGAGATTGAGGATTTACCTCAAGGTTGGGAGTCACTGATCAACCTCGAAACATTTAACTTGAACCAGTGTCCGACTTTTAGTCGAAAGATAATAATACCAAAAGGGACATTTTCCCAATTTCACTGTCTTCAACGGTTATTTTTTCCACTCGATAGTATGGTACAAGTTAATGATTCGGAAGTGCTGAACCAATTAAAAAGTTTTATAGGATGTTTGTCTTTCACGGACTTCTATAAAATTACTCAGTGGCCAAAATACTATATTGTTTATATCAATGACATCTTAACTGAGGGTCCGTTTTATGACTTTGAGGACTGGCAACAATTGTATTTCCATCAGTGTAAGCTTGGTAGAGGATCAAACTATCTACCAGATGATATGAAAAGTCTGATAATCGAGGAATGTGAGGGCATGGGCATTAGGTGCTTGTCAGATGTTTTTaagaattttataaatttaagcCACTTATCTGAATTGGAAATCAAGGATTTGGTTGGAATAGAGTTCCTCTGGCAATTGTCCTCTGCTTCTCCACGTGATCAGTTGGAAGTCTCGTCTTTTAGTCCACTCTGTCATCTCGAAGTGCTACGCCTCACGAGGTTGCCAAATCTGGTTGGTCTTTTTTGCGGAGAATCAAAACCATCATATTTGCTTCCAGCTAGCACCTTTTCTTCCCTTAGAGAGTTGTGGGTTTCTGAATGTCACAGCATGAAGCAGCTATTCACAGTGCAGTTGCTGCAGAACCTTCAAAATCTTGATAAATTATACGTTTACGGTTGTGAAGGACTGGAGGAGATAGCAGCAGATGGCAACGGAGAAGGacaaggaggaggagaaggcaTCCAATTGACTTCAAGTGGAGGAGGCACTACCATGATCAGCCTTCCAAATTTAAGGTGCTTGAGTCTGGATATGCTTCCACAACTGAATAACATTTGCAAGGCAGCCATGATCTGCGATTCAATTGAGAAGATTAAAATATTTGATTGTCCAAAGGTAAAGAGGCTGCCTTTGTTTCCTCCTACCATCAACGGACTATCATCTCTTCCCAGCACTCTTTGTAAAATCAGGGGAGATAAAGAATGGTGGGAATCACTAGAGTGGGACAATCCTTGTGCCAAAAATGCCCTTGACCCATTTTTTACCGCACAGCCGTGA